In the Trichoderma atroviride chromosome 4, complete sequence genome, TCTTACTTACTAACAATAAATATATCGTATTCTAATACAATCAATTCTTCTCATATGTTAAAAACCCTATGCAACAACCTTGATATTCTAATCCAAGCCGACGCATCTTGCTGTTCTCATGATATCCAGGGTAGCTGCTATAGTGGCCACCCTCCCTAGAATCCAGCAACCACCCACTAAATCCCCTAAACGCACTGCTAATTCGGCAGCCCGCAAGGCACGGGCCAGCTCAACCTCGAAAAGCTCCACGTGTGATATTCAAGCTGAGtctcagcatcagcatcactTCAATCTTCACATCACGCATCCATGAGCTCATGATGGCGCCTCCCAAGGACGAGGGTGCCCAAACCCCTATAGACGAGCCCAAAGCCAAAAacagcaccgccagcagccctCCCGCTCAGCCCCAAAAGTCCAGCCCGTCCGTCATCAAAGGCGCCTCCCTGCTCATTATCCTCCAAGTCGCATCTCGTCTCGTCACCTTTGTCGCcaaccagctgctgctccgctTCCTCAcagctcctcttctcgcCCTCTCTACGCAGCTCGAAGTCTTCTATCTCtcggttctttttttcgcccGCGAGAGCTTGCGTGTGGCCATCCAGCGCCAGGGCATTGCTGGAGCAGCAAACACCAAGGAAGATGAGActgacgatgatgctgctgctgctgagcggcAAGAGGGACAAGCGGTGGTGAATCTGGGGTATCTCGCCGTTGGACTGGGCAGCATCGTCAGCGTGGCTTTGGGATGGATGTATCTCGCATCTGCCTCGGCCGACACGCTTCAGACGCCCTGGCTGGTTGAGTCTCTCTGGCTATATGGAATTGCTGCCATGGTTGAGCTCATGTCTGAGCCTTGCTTCGTCCTGATGCAGACGCGTCTTCAGTTCGGCACTCGCGCAACTGCAGAGTCCATCGCCACGTTCCTTCGCTGCACCGTCGTCTTTGGTTCCGCCGTTTGGGCGTCCCGAAAGGGCCTGGATATCGGCGTTCTTCCCTTTGCGCTTGGCCAGCTCTCATATGGCATCTCCCTTCTTGTGGTGTATCTCGCCTCAGGATATCGCCTTGCGCTCAACACTGGATTCTCACTCCTGCCCAAGCAACTTGCTTCCAACCAAAATGTCGTCTTTCTCCTATCGTATTTCTACAAGCCGACAGTCAATCTCGCGGGAAGCATGATGGCCCAAAGCGTGGTGAAGCATCTTCTCACACAAGGCGATACCTTTCTCAtttcgctcttctccaaTCCTGAGGCCCAAGGAGTGTATGCTTTGGCAAACAACTACGGCAGTCTTCTCGCTcgccttctcttccagcCCGTGGAAGAGAGTAGTCGCAGTTACTTCTCTCGCCTGTTatcttcgccctcttccaGCAATGGCCAGTCTTCGTCGCAGCCCTCTTCATCTGTCAAGGAGGCGAAACAGAACCTACACACGATATTGCGTCTGTACATTCTCTTATCGGCCATCATTGTCAGCATTGGACCTTTTGCGGCTCCGGCGCTTCTGTCCATCGTAGCAGGTAAACTCTGGACTGGATCAGGGGCTGGCCAAGTCCTTAGTACTTACTGCTTCTACATCCCGTTCATGGGACTCAACGGAATTACAGAGGCTTTTGTTGCTTCCGTCGCATCAGAGGCTCAGGTGCACCGCCAATCATTTTGGATGGGCCTCTTCTCAGCCGCCTTTGCCGCATCTGCTTTCCTCTTTATGCGCGTCTTTCCGCTTGGTGCCATAGGCCTCGTCTACGCCAACATTATCAACATGCTATGCCGAATCATCTGGAGTAGCGTTTTCATCAACAAGTTCTTTAAATCTCACGGTCTAGACTTTGCGCCCGCGTCGCTATATCCCACAACTCCAATCGCAGTATCGCTGTCAACACTGGTCCTCCTACGGCAGCTGAAATTTCACGAAGTTGGCCAAGAACGGCCATTCGAAACACTGATCAAGATTATTGGCTTTGCCATTCCATTACTGCTTTTAATGTATGTCAACATCTCTACATGCTATGCCTCTATCTGCTTTTATTATACACGATTGTCTAACATGGTGCTGTAGTGTATCTCTAGAGCGAAAGTTTCTTTTCGAATGCTTCCAGTCTATCCGAGGTCGCAGAGCAAGTAAGCGCGAGTAGT is a window encoding:
- a CDS encoding uncharacterized protein (BUSCO:EOG092D2AWS~TransMembrane:12 (i42-63o69-89i131-156o168-188i200-220o226-248i381-406o418-439i451-472o478-497i509-530o550-570i)) — translated: MMAPPKDEGAQTPIDEPKAKNSTASSPPAQPQKSSPSVIKGASLLIILQVASRLVTFVANQLLLRFLTAPLLALSTQLEVFYLSVLFFARESLRVAIQRQGIAGAANTKEDETDDDAAAAERQEGQAVVNLGYLAVGLGSIVSVALGWMYLASASADTLQTPWLVESLWLYGIAAMVELMSEPCFVLMQTRLQFGTRATAESIATFLRCTVVFGSAVWASRKGLDIGVLPFALGQLSYGISLLVVYLASGYRLALNTGFSLLPKQLASNQNVVFLLSYFYKPTVNLAGSMMAQSVVKHLLTQGDTFLISLFSNPEAQGVYALANNYGSLLARLLFQPVEESSRSYFSRLLSSPSSSNGQSSSQPSSSVKEAKQNLHTILRLYILLSAIIVSIGPFAAPALLSIVAGKLWTGSGAGQVLSTYCFYIPFMGLNGITEAFVASVASEAQVHRQSFWMGLFSAAFAASAFLFMRVFPLGAIGLVYANIINMLCRIIWSSVFINKFFKSHGLDFAPASLYPTTPIAVSLSTLVLLRQLKFHEVGQERPFETLIKIIGFAIPLLLLIVSLERKFLFECFQSIRGRRASKRE